The genomic DNA AGGTGCTTGTCGGCGATCAGGCGCTCCAACGCGGCGAGCCAATGGCGGTAATAGGTCTCCCCGGAGTCGGGGTCGCCGCGAGTCTGCGCGCGCTTGATCTCGGCCGCGAGCCTGGCGGACCACTCGGTCCAGGTAAACAGGCCACGCCGGTGCAGCGCCAGGGTGATCGCGAACGCCTGCGCCTCCCACGGCTCACCAAACACCGGCCCGCCGGAGTCGGAGGGCATCTCGGGGACGGCCTCGGGTGCGCCGTGCGTGGGAATGCGGTCACTGGAGGTCACGGCGCGGGCTCCAGATACGGCTCGAACGCGTCGATGGAGACCGTCACCGTCGGATCGGCTGCAGCGCCCCACAACTCCCGCCCCGGGAAGGACACCGTGTACAGCCATTGCGGGTCCTCGCCGTGTCCGTGCGCGTTGCTGTCGGGAAACACATGGCAGCCGTGCACGCGGGTGACGGTCCCGGTGCGGCCGCGGGCATAGCGGGGCAACCTCGTATGGGTCAGCGGGTGGATGTTCTTCGCTCGCACCTGGTCGCCGACCTGGAAGCGGGCCGGGCGAGGCGCCTCCCGGTTGGTCGGGCGACCACGCTTGAGCAACCCGGTGGCCTCCCCGGCGGCTAGGGTCCGCCTCACCGGCTTGGCCGGTCGCAGGGATCGACCTGCCGCCAGCTCGGCCGGCGCGACCAACCCGCGCTCCACCAACAGTTGCTCAAGTCCCCCAAGCCAGAGCTGGTAGTAGCTCTTGGAGAGGTACTCCGCCGGCGGGCGGTTCTCGCGGGCAAAGCGCGCGGCGTCCAGGGTCCATTCACCGGTGGCGCCCATCGCCAGCACCAGCGCAAGCACGCGCCGCTCCCAGTCGGCGTGAAACACCGGCTCGTCCGGCTCGGGCACCACCGCGCCGAACCCGTGGACGCCGCCCATGTCGTGCGCCCCGTTCATCACCGCACGTCTGGGCGCTTGGGCAGCCCGGCCCCGATCATCGAGTCCCGCGTGACCAGGCGGGCAAGCTCCGCTTCCCCCCAGCCGCCGGTCCCCGCCGGGCGCATCGGCAGGACCAGATAGCGCACCTCCGCGGTGGAATCCCACACACGGACCTCGGTGTCCGCCGGTAGCTCCACCCCGAAGTCGTGGAGGACACCACGCGGGTCGGCAACCGCGCGCGAGCGGTAGGGCGCCGACTTGTACCACACCGGCGGCAGCCCCAGCACCGGCACCGGGTAGCACGAGCACAACGTGCACACGACCAAGTTGTGCACGCTGGCGGTGTTCTCCAACGCCACCATGGCCTCCCCCTGACGGCCGCCATAGCCCAGCGAGGCGATCGCCGCATCGCTGTCGGTCAACAGCCACTGCCGGAAGCCGGGATCCACCCAGGCCTTGGCGACCACCCGCGCGCCGTTGTGGGGGCCAACCTTGGTCTCGTAGGTCTCGATCAGCACGTCCAGCGCGGCCGGATCGACATAGCCCTTCTCCACCAGGATGCTCTCGAGCGCGCGGACCCTGAGCTGCGTCTCCGACAGCTCCGAACCATGCTCGTGATCCGCAGCACGGTGCGGATCATCGCCCGCGCGGGACATGCGCCAAGTATCCAGCCGCGCTACCGACTTGGCCACCGAAGCGCTCCTGGCACTCTCCAGTGGCGGTCGGGGTCGATCCAAGGCGCAACCGCACCCGCCGCCAGCGCCAGCGGCGTAACCAGTCCCTTACGTCCGATCGAGGACGACCCGCACCCACCGTTTGGGGGCATCGACTGGAGCCAGGTAGACCGGCACAGCTACGAGCCGGTGCTTGGCCCCATGGTGCAGCGGCAGCGGGCCGACGGCCGGAGCTCCTGGCCAAGCTGAGCGGCTGAGCTGCTAGGTGGCGTTCGCCAGCGCAGCAGCTCAGGCGTTAGCGAGCATTCACGCCAGCCGGGCGAGATGATCAGGTCGGCGTGCAGCTGGACCCGCTCGATGCCGCCAGTGTCGATGGCCGCCTGCTCGGCGGTGCCTGAACCCAATACCGCTGGGAAGACCGCCACCGCGGCCGCTGACCGCCCATCGGCGCAGGCTCTGACTCAAACCTTGGGCGACAGCGGCGTTTCACCCGCCGGTGCACGAGGAGCCTAGTTGTCGGCTCGAGCAGCTGCGTCTGTGGCGCCGGGAGGTCGCCGACACCAGCATGAGGGAGCGATGGACCGAACAGCGCGGCTACTGCCTGACCATGGCGATGTGGATGAGGTGGTCGGGGGGTCGATGACACCTC from Actinomycetota bacterium includes the following:
- a CDS encoding nitrile hydratase accessory protein; the protein is MPSDSGGPVFGEPWEAQAFAITLALHRRGLFTWTEWSARLAAEIKRAQTRGDPDSGETYYRHWLAALERLIADKHLSDQAELTRYRDAWRRAADRTPHGTPIELEPQDLG
- the nthB gene encoding nitrile hydratase subunit beta, which gives rise to MNGAHDMGGVHGFGAVVPEPDEPVFHADWERRVLALVLAMGATGEWTLDAARFARENRPPAEYLSKSYYQLWLGGLEQLLVERGLVAPAELAAGRSLRPAKPVRRTLAAGEATGLLKRGRPTNREAPRPARFQVGDQVRAKNIHPLTHTRLPRYARGRTGTVTRVHGCHVFPDSNAHGHGEDPQWLYTVSFPGRELWGAAADPTVTVSIDAFEPYLEPAP
- the nthA gene encoding nitrile hydratase subunit alpha; the protein is MSRAGDDPHRAADHEHGSELSETQLRVRALESILVEKGYVDPAALDVLIETYETKVGPHNGARVVAKAWVDPGFRQWLLTDSDAAIASLGYGGRQGEAMVALENTASVHNLVVCTLCSCYPVPVLGLPPVWYKSAPYRSRAVADPRGVLHDFGVELPADTEVRVWDSTAEVRYLVLPMRPAGTGGWGEAELARLVTRDSMIGAGLPKRPDVR